CCTTGACGGTGAGCGGCAGCACGCGAGGCGGACACCCGCCAGAGTACGCAGAGACGTGCGCGGCAGCCTTTGTGTCCACATACAGCGGCGACGCGGACAAGATCAACGatcaagaggagaagaatgaagaagaggaggagaatgaagaagaagaggaggatgaagaagaggaggaggaacaggtgagTGGCATAGTGACCACCGACACGGGAGGCGTGTGTACAGAGTCCTTCCGGGGATCATCAGTATCGGCAGCCATGGTGGCGGGAGTGTGTGCACTGGCTATAGACATGAACCCGGAGCTCACGTGGCGCGACATGCAGCACCTAATGGTTCGGGCGGCAGCTCCGCACAACCCGGTGCCCTCCCAGTGGAGCACTAACGGCGTGGGCGCCAAGTTCTCCCATTACTTTGGCTTTGGTTCCCTTGACGCAGGCAAGATGGTGGGCCTGGCCCGCGACTGGAAGACTGTCCCGCCTGCCTTCCAGTGCCGCCTGCACGCATCTCTCCACGACCTGCCGCTGGTGTCCAGCCAGCATCTGGTGCTGCCCCTCAGCGTGCGGGGCTGCCAGGTGGTGCAGGCGGAACACGTGCAAGTAAACCTGTCAGTGAGCGCACGAACTCGCGGCCAGGTGGAAGTGGTGCTAGAGTCTCCGATGGGCACCAAGTCCACCCTGCTGCCACAGCGCCCCCTTGACCTCTCGCCCTACGGCATCTACAACCATCCATTAATGACTGTCCACATGTGGGGCGAGGATCCCCGGGGGACCTGGAAGCTGCACTTCATTTACCACGGTGACGGCGTGCTAGAACCTTTCGGAGGCAAGCGATTTGTCAACCTTACAAACACACTTCATAACTGGACCCTCACTATCCACGGCACGGAGGTGGCCATCGGCCAGGCTACGccgcaccactactactacaacgccTCGCAGCTGGCGTCGCTGCAGCACAAGGGTAATGACACCACAGCACAGCTAGAAGACGACATCAAACTGGAAAACCCGACAGAAGAGGCTCAGGAGGTGACAGTCGAGGCTCAGTACTGGAACTCCCGTGCTCTGTCAGGAGGGAAAATACTTTCTTATCTATTCTGCTTCGTGCGCGTTGCTGTTCCCTCAGTTTTCAACAGCGTCATGTGGCAGAAAAGTGACGGCACTCCAGTGGACAAAGTTGTGCGTCGCTTGAACGGCCGGGACGCCCTGGCGGCTCGCTACCCGAGTATGCTGGTGGTGCGCGAGGTGGAAACTCCCGACGGTAACTTTACTTGCCacgtgaggcaccgcgatcAGAACCTGATCAGGATCACTGAGGTGCGGGGCCACCAGGACAGCGTGCCCGAGGTGACCGAGGTGACGCGGGTCTCAGTGCGTGGAGGGACGGTGGTGCTGCCCTGCCCAGGCCTCGTCCCCATCCTGAGGCCCACTTGGGTATTTCAGGGACGGCGGCTGCGACCCAGCaggcgggtggtggtgggtgagcaGGAGATGACCATCAGGGGCGTGACGGAGGACGACTATGGCGTGTACCGGTGCCAAGTAAAGTCAGCCAGGTTGCACTACGCCCACACCACGGTGGTGACGCTGCTGCCTGCGCGGGGCCCCGCCACCCTCATTGCTCACTACGCCCTCACTGCGTACCCTGAGCCTCCTCCCACAGAAGTTCCATCGTGCAGTCAAAGTTCCTCTGAGGAGAATCAGAACGAGACTATAGttatgacggaggaggaggacaacacaAGCTGTCCCGCGCCGTACGAGGTGGTGCAGGGCCACTGTGTGCTGGTGGCTCCAGGGGAACCCAGGTCGTGGCAGAAGGCGAGGGCACAGTGCCAGAGGTTCAATGGTGacctgctggtggtggagaaCGCTGCCCTGCTGCTGGCCCTCATGCGGCTCTTCCACTCTCAAGGTTAAGGTTGGAGGGTGAGCTTGGAGGCGCGGGATGAATGCAGACGATAAACTGATTCCATGTGTCCTTAATTTACTTCTTGGAGATGTTTGTGATAAGCTTTCGTGAAACTAGgttaagcatctctctctctctctctctctctctctctctctctctctctctctctctctctctctctctctctctctctctctctctctctctctcatacctcaaCTTCCGTCATTTCGTGCACCATCAACTCTCTGGGTCAAAGTCAATTCCATCACTGTCACTTTActaatttctctccttccagcaTGTacgttcttcccttccttccttccctctcgcccTCGCTACCATTCATTCCCTCACCTCATCCCACCGCTGCTTATTCCTTCCCTGTATCCTGACTCGGTTGAAATAGGAGACCATGCAAATTACGCGTTGGAAATAGATGGAGGGaacacagagaaggaaagaaaggcgagagtgatgatgatggtgggagGCTGTGAGTGTgcagggaggtggagaaggaggaggaggaggaggagaaggaggaggtggggaatggtggtgaaggtggagatTAGAGCGAGAACGATAGCTCTATTACTCTGATCTCTCAAGGagctgtgtatctctctcttgaTCTCAGTGCACACAAACACTCGTGCAAACTTATTTAAATTACgtccttttgagagagagagagagagagagagagagagagagagagagagagagagagagagagagagagagagagagagagagagagagagagagagagagagagagagagagttgcataaACATACTAAAGAGACATAAAAGCATAATCTACACACAgttaaatgtaaagaaaacagaaggaaaaagaatacattAGTAAGAAAGTGCTTTTTTCCTGATGCTTGATCGAAAAAAAGTGCTTTCCATAATTGCTATATAATCAAAGaccttgagacacacacacacacacacacacacacacacacacacacacacacacacacacacacatacacacacactgatgacaACCTTCCCCAGGCCTGGCAAACTCGTCCTtctgggtgggtggtgggcggCGCAGCGGAGAGTGGCGGTGGGTGAACGGCGCGTCTGTCACCCCTGGAGGCCCCCTGTGGTACCCTACCCCAAGTGGCGGACCCAAGGAGCTGCGACCGAGACACCACAGAATGTTCGCTCATGCACGGGGCTCTGAAGGTGagtcaatgtctctctctctctctctctctctctctctctctctctctcacagcaatCTGTTTTTctgctcttttcttctattatcaCAAAGAAACACCAAAGGAAGACATAGAAGAACAAAtagcttcgtctctctctctctctctctctctctctcatctgttctGTTGTTCTTTCCTCGTCTGCTacaaacaaaggaacacaaaggaacacacaggACGAACACGGAGCAGCACACCAGCACAGGTTGTGATAAGCTGAGCTACATAATTGCAATACAAATGAGAAACTGTCTGACGGAATCTCATTTACACATTTAAATACGTGGACGAGGGAATTAtgtttttacttcctctttaACCACAAAAGCGCTGATATGAAGCTTAACTTAATGCTCAATTCCACTGAATATCTAAACCAAACATTTAACTCTGCATTGGTAAAGGGTTTCAACATTTTATTAGGATTAGTAATGACAGGTTGTGCTGGTGGATAGAGTGGGATTTCCTCAGAGTTTTCATAATTCTAGGGATAGTTGAACAAGAATTCCAAATCATCAATAGAAAAAATGTCTATGAAAATCTGACTCAGCACTTCTGTGGTCTATGAAAACAGTTCCTAACAAAATACAGGCATTATAGATAGGTGATTTATTATGTACAGTCCCTCCATCGCCCTAACCAGCCTCGTCCCTCAGGTCCTCAACGCGGCGAGCAGTCCATGTTCCGTCAATTCAAGAAAAAGTCTAGTTTTCGGCAGGAAACACCGAGCCATGTTCCCACTACGAGGCCGCAAGGAATGCCCGGCTCATCTCAGCGGGAAGGTAGTATTCCTCCACACGCCTCCAGAGACTCCAAGCAGCGCCCGTGGCTGTTCCAAAGCTTTGTGGATGAGAGCAAAGCTGGAATAACTCCCGTGCCAGAGGTTCGCCAAGGTTCTGCACCGGGGACTCGCAGTGGTCGAGCTAGGAGTCCCGAAGTGACAAGAAGAGAAGCAACGggcagaagaaaagacgaagtgGCATCGCGCAGAGTCAACCAGAACCGGAAGAACAGAACCCTAGTCCCGGCAAATCGAGGCTCAGACCAAGAGGAGCTGGCTGCCGACGCTCCTTCCAACAGTGCCAAAACCCGATTCAAAGCCACCTGTCTCCGGGCCAGACTCCGCCACTTCCTGTCTTCATGCTGGGCGGGGATTCGGCTGCGGGCGCTTTGCCAGTATCAGCCAGGGGAGTCACCAGCTGAGGAGCGCGATCCTTCCTGAGTCTGTCTCCGCCACACACTCGCTCAGGCACGAGGAGACACGGCTTGTTTCTGTGAGCGACGCGATGATTTGACGAACGTGTCCTGCTAAACAGTTCGGTGGTCGTCggtgtcaggtcaggtcaggtgtgGGTCGGGAAGCTTGGTCTGTGTATCGGTGCTTCCCTGAtgttatttcttgtctttttatccttctctgtcCATTAAGTCCTTCCgctgattttctctcttccacataTCATACActgtttctttctcatcctgTATCCTTAGATCATCAAAAAGTGATTGTCCTattatattctcttcttctaaATATGGCCTTTGCAAAGTTATTGTCTATTCTTATGTTGTCTGTGTTAGGTTGTCTGTCAGCGCTGTGAGGAATGCCTCAGTGACGGTAACGAGGAGACGCTTGTACAACATTATCGCCTCAACTGGATGACAGCCACAAAGCTTATCATATATCAGCTGACGCCAACAAATAGTGGTGCTTGGACAGATGTTTTGTGACTATATGAGAAACAACACACTAGAAGTAGGAGTAAATGATTGATTGAACCAGCAACACAAAGCCTTACAATTCTATAACTggcaatttaaaaaaaaactatttaaaaAACCCAAACAGCTCACCCAAACATACGCAGCAGTCTagacacctacccacccacccaaccagccacacacacacacacacacacacacacacacacacagacacagaacacacacacacacacacacacacacatgcacccacacacacacatcattcagaCAAAGAAGGAACTGTTTGTTTTCCTGGAGATGAAATGCACAACGAGGAACTCTAACTGTCTTGGTGTGTTGTCTTCTGCTGGTGGCTTAGGTGGGGTGTGGGGGACAGTGGcgtgggagaaagaaggagtagCGCCCCTCCAAAGCATCTCTTACGGCGTGTCACGGAACAAATCTCGAGAGCAAATCCGGAAAGCATTTACGCGTGGACTTTCAAGACGACTGAGTTTCCTGTTACTGcggaaatataataaatgagcAAGGGAAAAGATGACTATAAATACCCTCAAAATTATGGCTGCTGGGAGTAATGTATTGgctgcagcggtggtggtggtggtggtggtggtggtggcagtggtggtagtggtgatggtggcggtggagcaagacagggaggggagagtaCGGTGGTCTGAGAGGTACACAAGAGAACAGTAATAAAGTGGAGTTAATTCAGATAAATGGGCCACAGATGATGACTCGAGACTGaataagaacaaagaacaaagggaggagggagggaaggtagaagaggaggaggaagacgaatgaGATGAgcgggagggagtggggagatgTAGAAAtgtaggtaggagagagagagagagagagagagagagagagagagagagagagagagagagagagagagagagagagagagagagagagaggttacagaGTCTCCCACATGGTACTGTCATCAAGTTTTGGACCTGTGAGAACGGcgcgtgtatatgtatgtatgtatgtaagtataggGATGTATGTATAAGTGTGTATGTACAAATGCACCATGTGTCTGTATGCTTGTATGAATGTAAATGcgtaagtctgtctgtctgtatgtatatatgtatgtatgcatgtacgaGCCATGAGCAAACACAAACAGCTTTTCAAATCCAGACTAATCTAAACACTCTATATTCTACATCACGTTTGACAGACTTTGaccttcaggagagagagagagagagagagagagagagagagagagagagagagagagagagagagagagagagagagagagagagagagagagagagagagagaaaggttaccacacacactcaccactgaAGCTAACCATCTGCGGCGCCAATATAAGCAGATGGTAGGCGGTGGCAATGACTTATGGAGAGAGGACTGGGAGATGGTGGGAGATGAGtgtagaggaaggagaagtggaaggagaggagagatttgAGGGAAAGGGGCGctaggagatgaaggaaggatgttTGAGGGTGAAGGGatatagagaagaggaaaaggagaaatggaagaggaaagagtggtAAACTAAGAAAATAGAAGGTAGGGGAAGGATAAAGAATAGTAAATAAAGGTAGgagttagaagaagaagaagaaatagggaaatggagacaaaacttcctctctttctctctttattctctctcactctctctctctctctctctctctctctctctccccctacacacacacacacacacacacacacacacacacacaactcactcTCACGTCATAAAacatcacactcaaaacaccaaaaccttcgcaaaaacaaaaacaaaaaaaaagaaaaagaaaacctctTTCTACCCTGGCGAGAGAGACAGATGGGAGGACTTCAACCTGTCACACCAAACTAGAGTGACAGGAGACGTGGTATGaggacatgtgtgtgtatgagggcaTGAGGGCGTATGTGGACATGTGTGGACGTGAGTGGCGGGAAAGCTTAACGGCACAGAATCCACGAGTGAGAAACAGCAAGTGATACAATGGCAGGTACACGCGCAACACAGATTTgaggcgttgtgtgtgtgtgtgtgtgtgtgtgtgtgtgtgtgtgtgtgtgtgtgtgtgtgtgtgtgttacaggtaGACTGGCCGGTGTTACGCTTGAATCATGCACAAGGGCAGatggttaaagagagagagagagagagagagagagagagagagagagagagagagagagagagagagagagagagagagagagagagagagagagagagagagagagagagagagagagagagagagagagagagagagagagagagagagagagagagagagagagagagagagagagagagagagagagagagagagagagagagagagagagagagagagagagagagagagagagagagagagagagagagagagagagagagagagagagagagagacagagacagacagacagacagacagacagacagacagacagacagacagacagatagacagacagacagacagacagaccataaccacacatacatacacgcatgAACACGAATATTACTCACTGTATAGGCAAGTTCATGACAACGATACCCATGCACACGTGGACTATCGTGCATGACAGGTGAGTGTGCGGGCCGTCATGCGTGCACCTGTGAGAAGAGAGACTGCATGTACTACACCTTAATTAAAACGTCACctgctccatacctgtctgTGTTCTCACCTGTAATCCCTCGTGTTCTTGTCATGCCACTACTCAGAATGCATAGCGGGGTTGTTATTATAcacttccattttttatttatttttttaatttttactgtcaacttatatataaaaaaaaagagtttgtAGAATATAAAcatacttttttccttatttctggtACAGTggagttatttttgtgtgtagtgAGTGGCAGGTGGAGAAAATATGTGGACGAAATGAGAAAGAATGTCAAAaatagttaaaaagaaaaggtaacatgaacacaaaaaagaaaaacagacagaaaaatgtaataaaagaatatacaaaggaggagtagaaaaatagaaaccaaTAAAAGTATCCAgaggtgaaaataaagagaagaagagaataatatcAAAGACAAACATAAGAAGAGGTGTAAAATGAAACAGAACAAGATAACACAATCGTCAGCAAACAGAAATATACGAAGTAGACTCATATTGACAGATTCAtgttgataaaaaataaataaagggaaaaaataaataaaaatactaaaataaaagagagtaaTGAtgtacaagtaaaaaaaaaaagacgaagttaaaataataatgataaaaaaatgtaaaaaaaaattgaaactacaaaaataacTCGAAAAAATAGACTCAAACTGACAA
The Portunus trituberculatus isolate SZX2019 chromosome 23, ASM1759143v1, whole genome shotgun sequence genome window above contains:
- the LOC123507880 gene encoding uncharacterized protein LOC123507880 isoform X1, whose product is MMVNLPLCLLVAALTLAARAVAAVKGGEEELWAVELLSTNEAVARSVAADLGMVVTGRVFSNVFLMKGGGGHNSVLRRPSKEWLQHRLVVWSERQVGRRRSSRRKIEPVRTDTKDMNRGRGGDDNVWAEQFSGRFMRDVGGLNKERPKSPWDLLVSKDPLRWRQWYLEAGGGMHLNVTGLWEAGIKGGGVSVAVLDDGVELTHLDLALNYDPAASWDLLDADPDPTPVPWSRHGTQMAGIIAATHNNGLCGMGVAPWSGVGAVRMLGYLVWDAIEAKALGYEREHVDVYVAAWGPVDTGTVMEGPGVLAARALAEGIVLGRGGRGSIYIWASGNGGFVGDDCNADGYSNSMYTLTVSGSTRGGHPPEYAETCAAAFVSTYSGDADKINDQEEKNEEEEENEEEEEDEEEEEEQVSGIVTTDTGGVCTESFRGSSVSAAMVAGVCALAIDMNPELTWRDMQHLMVRAAAPHNPVPSQWSTNGVGAKFSHYFGFGSLDAGKMVGLARDWKTVPPAFQCRLHASLHDLPLVSSQHLVLPLSVRGCQVVQAEHVQVNLSVSARTRGQVEVVLESPMGTKSTLLPQRPLDLSPYGIYNHPLMTVHMWGEDPRGTWKLHFIYHGDGVLEPFGGKRFVNLTNTLHNWTLTIHGTEVAIGQATPHHYYYNASQLASLQHKGNDTTAQLEDDIKLENPTEEAQEVTVEAQYWNSRALSGGKILSYLFCFVRVAVPSVFNSVMWQKSDGTPVDKVVRRLNGRDALAARYPSMLVVREVETPDGNFTCHVRHRDQNLIRITEVRGHQDSVPEVTEVTRVSVRGGTVVLPCPGLVPILRPTWVFQGRRLRPSRRVVVGEQEMTIRGVTEDDYGVYRCQVKSARLHYAHTTVVTLLPARGPATLIAHYALTAYPEPPPTEVPSCSQSSSEENQNETIVMTEEEDNTSCPAPYEVVQGHCVLVAPGEPRSWQKARAQCQRFNGDLLVVENAALLLALMRLFHSQGLANSSFWVGGGRRSGEWRWVNGASVTPGGPLWYPTPSGGPKELRPRHHRMFAHARGSEGPQRGEQSMFRQFKKKSSFRQETPSHVPTTRPQGMPGSSQREGSIPPHASRDSKQRPWLFQSFVDESKAGITPVPEVRQGSAPGTRSGRARSPEVTRREATGRRKDEVASRRVNQNRKNRTLVPANRGSDQEELAADAPSNSAKTRFKATCLRARLRHFLSSCWAGIRLRALCQYQPGESPAEERDPS
- the LOC123507880 gene encoding furin-like protease kpc-1 isoform X2 — protein: MMVNLPLCLLVAALTLAARAVAAVKGGEEELWAVELLSTNEAVARSVAADLGMVVTGRVFSNVFLMKGGGGHNSVLRRPSKEWLQHRLVVWSERQVGRRRSSRRKIEPVRTDTKDMNRGRGGDDNVWAEQFSGRFMRDVGGLNKERPKSPWDLLVSKDPLRWRQWYLEAGGGMHLNVTGLWEAGIKGGGVSVAVLDDGVELTHLDLALNYDPAASWDLLDADPDPTPVPWSRHGTQMAGIIAATHNNGLCGMGVAPWSGVGAVRMLGYLVWDAIEAKALGYEREHVDVYVAAWGPVDTGTVMEGPGVLAARALAEGIVLGRGGRGSIYIWASGNGGFVGDDCNADGYSNSMYTLTVSGSTRGGHPPEYAETCAAAFVSTYSGDADKINDQEEKNEEEEENEEEEEDEEEEEEQVSGIVTTDTGGVCTESFRGSSVSAAMVAGVCALAIDMNPELTWRDMQHLMVRAAAPHNPVPSQWSTNGVGAKFSHYFGFGSLDAGKMVGLARDWKTVPPAFQCRLHASLHDLPLVSSQHLVLPLSVRGCQVVQAEHVQVNLSVSARTRGQVEVVLESPMGTKSTLLPQRPLDLSPYGIYNHPLMTVHMWGEDPRGTWKLHFIYHGDGVLEPFGGKRFVNLTNTLHNWTLTIHGTEVAIGQATPHHYYYNASQLASLQHKGNDTTAQLEDDIKLENPTEEAQEVTVEAQYWNSRALSGGKILSYLFCFVRVAVPSVFNSVMWQKSDGTPVDKVVRRLNGRDALAARYPSMLVVREVETPDGNFTCHVRHRDQNLIRITEVRGHQDSVPEVTEVTRVSVRGGTVVLPCPGLVPILRPTWVFQGRRLRPSRRVVVGEQEMTIRGVTEDDYGVYRCQVKSARLHYAHTTVVTLLPARGPATLIAHYALTAYPEPPPTEVPSCSQSSSEENQNETIVMTEEEDNTSCPAPYEVVQGHCVLVAPGEPRSWQKARAQCQRFNGDLLVVENAALLLALMRLFHSQG